In the Astatotilapia calliptera chromosome 5, fAstCal1.2, whole genome shotgun sequence genome, one interval contains:
- the LOC113022306 gene encoding uncharacterized protein LOC113022306 isoform X4 gives MTSPLRLRIILGEDDARKLILPAGTPVSIEDLCHTVKTSFGLQQDIRLQYQDEDFGNEFMNMSDVSEVKDKGTLKVIFLQSPQEEDARTSQSQATESVSISSADTDDTEPISSSGSSPSSRHWVWPSVFTVPQFSYEAEFELEKANTACANGGTLLNPSPKLKSQILERLAEEIYKFKAYPTDNDLTDVAEALVKKHPCLREQGSFNGCYGWKISLKYKMANLRTKLRGLGCTEVTINSIKNKSGDNRQAAFNVKKPKRAEVNYCPQHPKGETSESLEQERVAILSELTKRNNDSVVSVKMEKTFSYRRQEVLQGQPMVADFKSRWPALFTAREIDKEFLRITTKPLLSTFFAELDQYAPRLMEIFLSKGGTPGKKIRGLMLAISKHDNIHTRRACILKSLCIYLNEDYEKLLKEYLDTDSEAKSCMEQTVMGVYVIQKEGAEPEDDPEDIGVLIEGVEALTDLGNIAQACALLFGLIYCLNLSYPPELKCTFEVLQKILLNLDGQKLSSKAQFLKNKLME, from the exons ATGACGTCACCCCTAAGACTGCGGATAATCCTGGGTGAAGATGATGCCAGGAAGTTGATTCttcctgcagggacaccggtcTCAATTGAAGATTTGTGCCACACAGTAAAGACAAGTTTTGGATTACAGCAAGATATTCGACTTCAATATCAAGATGAGGACTTTGGAAATGAGTTCATGAATATGTCAGATGTCTCAGAAGTAAAGGACAAAGGCACCCTTAAGGTGATATTTTTGCAAAGCCCACAGGAGGAAGATGCAAGAACTTCTCAAAGCCAAGCAACAGAGTCTGTATCCATCTCCTCTGCTGACACAGATGATACAGAGCCTATTTCATCTTCAGGTTCTTCACCATCCTCAAGGCACTGGGTTTGGCCAAGTGTCTTCACTGTACCTCAATTTAGCTATGAGGCAGAATTTGAACTCGAGAAGGCCAATACTGCCTGCGCCAATGGGGGAACTCTATTGAACCCTTCACCTAAACTGAAATCCCAAATTCTGGAACGACTGGCTGAAGAAATATACAAATTCAAAGCCTACCCAACAGACAATGATCTGACTGACGTTGCAGAAGCTCTTGTGAAAAAGCATCCTTGCCTTAGAGAGCAGGGGTCTTTCAATGGCTGTTATGGGTGGAAGATTAGCCTAAAATATAAAATGGCTAACCTCCGCACCAAACTGAGAGGCCTTGGATGTACAGAGGTGACCATAAACTCCATCAAAAACAAGTCTGGTGACAACCGTCAGGCAGCCTTCAATGTGAAGAAACCCAAAAGAGCTGAAGTTAACTATTGTCCACAGCATCCAAAAGGAGAGACATCAGAAAGTCTGGAACAGGAGAGAGTTGCAATTCTTTCTGAGTTGACTAAAAGAAATAATGACTCTGTTGTGAGTGTGAAAATGGAGAAGACTTTCTCATACAGAAGGCAAGAAGTTCTTCAGGGTCAGCCGATGGTTGCAGACTTCAAAAGCAGATGGCCAGCTCTGTTCACTGCGAGAGAG ATTGACAAGGAGTTTCTGCGAATCACCACAAAGCCTCTGCTATCTACTTTCTTTGCCGAGCTTGACCAATATGCACCACGCTTAATGGAAATCTTTCTGAGCAAAGGAGGGACACctggaaagaaaataagaggTCTCATGCTTGCCATCTCCAAG CATGACAACATCCATACCAGACGAGCATGCATCTTGAAGTCCTTGTGCATCTACCTAAACGAAGACTATGAGAAGTTACTAAAGGAGTACTTG GATACGGACAGTGAGGCAAAAAGCTGCATGGAGCAAACTGTGATGGGGGTGTACGTCATCCAGAAGGAGGGTGCTGAACCTGAAGATGACCCAGAGGACATTGGTGTCCTGATTGAGGGTGTGGAGGCTCTCACTGATTTGGGTAACATTGCACAAGCATGTGCTCTGTTGTTTGgactcatatactgtttgaacCTGAGCTACCCACCAGAACTTAAATGCACCTTTGAAGTCCTCCAGAAGATACTTTTAAATCTTGATGGACAAAAGCTCTCTTCAAAGGCacagtttctgaaaaacaaGCTTATGGAGTGA
- the LOC113022306 gene encoding uncharacterized protein LOC113022306 isoform X2 produces MLKLPRREEAGTRTKLYLFSELPFLSAESSTIQIFKMTSPLRLRIILGEDDARKLILPAGTPVSIEDLCHTVKTSFGLQQDIRLQYQDEDFGNEFMNMSDVSEVKDKGTLKVIFLQSPQEEDARTSQSQATESVSISSADTDDTEPISSSGSSPSSRHWVWPSVFTVPQFSYEAEFELEKANTACANGGTLLNPSPKLKSQILERLAEEIYKFKAYPTDNDLTDVAEALVKKHPCLREQGSFNGCYGWKISLKYKMANLRTKLRGLGCTEVTINSIKNKSGDNRQAAFNVKKPKRAEVNYCPQHPKGETSESLEQERVAILSELTKRNNDSVVSVKMEKTFSYRRQEVLQGQPMVADFKSRWPALFTAREIDKEFLRITTKPLLSTFFAELDQYAPRLMEIFLSKGGTPGKKIRGLMLAISKHDNIHTRRACILKSLCIYLNEDYEKLLKEYLDTDSEAKSCMEQTVMGVYVIQKEGAEPEDDPEDIGVLIEGVEALTDLGNIAQACALLFGLIYCLNLSYPPELKCTFEVLQKILLNLDGQKLSSKAQFLKNKLME; encoded by the exons ATGCTCAAACTTCCCAGACGTGAAGAGGCGGGAACGCGGACAAAGTTATATCTGTTCAGTGAACTGCCGTTTCTCTCTGCGGAATCTTCCACAATACAG ATCTTCAAAATGACGTCACCCCTAAGACTGCGGATAATCCTGGGTGAAGATGATGCCAGGAAGTTGATTCttcctgcagggacaccggtcTCAATTGAAGATTTGTGCCACACAGTAAAGACAAGTTTTGGATTACAGCAAGATATTCGACTTCAATATCAAGATGAGGACTTTGGAAATGAGTTCATGAATATGTCAGATGTCTCAGAAGTAAAGGACAAAGGCACCCTTAAGGTGATATTTTTGCAAAGCCCACAGGAGGAAGATGCAAGAACTTCTCAAAGCCAAGCAACAGAGTCTGTATCCATCTCCTCTGCTGACACAGATGATACAGAGCCTATTTCATCTTCAGGTTCTTCACCATCCTCAAGGCACTGGGTTTGGCCAAGTGTCTTCACTGTACCTCAATTTAGCTATGAGGCAGAATTTGAACTCGAGAAGGCCAATACTGCCTGCGCCAATGGGGGAACTCTATTGAACCCTTCACCTAAACTGAAATCCCAAATTCTGGAACGACTGGCTGAAGAAATATACAAATTCAAAGCCTACCCAACAGACAATGATCTGACTGACGTTGCAGAAGCTCTTGTGAAAAAGCATCCTTGCCTTAGAGAGCAGGGGTCTTTCAATGGCTGTTATGGGTGGAAGATTAGCCTAAAATATAAAATGGCTAACCTCCGCACCAAACTGAGAGGCCTTGGATGTACAGAGGTGACCATAAACTCCATCAAAAACAAGTCTGGTGACAACCGTCAGGCAGCCTTCAATGTGAAGAAACCCAAAAGAGCTGAAGTTAACTATTGTCCACAGCATCCAAAAGGAGAGACATCAGAAAGTCTGGAACAGGAGAGAGTTGCAATTCTTTCTGAGTTGACTAAAAGAAATAATGACTCTGTTGTGAGTGTGAAAATGGAGAAGACTTTCTCATACAGAAGGCAAGAAGTTCTTCAGGGTCAGCCGATGGTTGCAGACTTCAAAAGCAGATGGCCAGCTCTGTTCACTGCGAGAGAG ATTGACAAGGAGTTTCTGCGAATCACCACAAAGCCTCTGCTATCTACTTTCTTTGCCGAGCTTGACCAATATGCACCACGCTTAATGGAAATCTTTCTGAGCAAAGGAGGGACACctggaaagaaaataagaggTCTCATGCTTGCCATCTCCAAG CATGACAACATCCATACCAGACGAGCATGCATCTTGAAGTCCTTGTGCATCTACCTAAACGAAGACTATGAGAAGTTACTAAAGGAGTACTTG GATACGGACAGTGAGGCAAAAAGCTGCATGGAGCAAACTGTGATGGGGGTGTACGTCATCCAGAAGGAGGGTGCTGAACCTGAAGATGACCCAGAGGACATTGGTGTCCTGATTGAGGGTGTGGAGGCTCTCACTGATTTGGGTAACATTGCACAAGCATGTGCTCTGTTGTTTGgactcatatactgtttgaacCTGAGCTACCCACCAGAACTTAAATGCACCTTTGAAGTCCTCCAGAAGATACTTTTAAATCTTGATGGACAAAAGCTCTCTTCAAAGGCacagtttctgaaaaacaaGCTTATGGAGTGA
- the LOC113022306 gene encoding uncharacterized protein LOC113022306 isoform X5, producing the protein MLKLPRREEAGTRTKLYLFSELPFLSAESSTIQIDKEFLRITTKPLLSTFFAELDQYAPRLMEIFLSKGGTPGKKIRGLMLAISKHDNIHTRRACILKSLCIYLNEDYEKLLKEYLDTDSEAKSCMEQTVMGVYVIQKEGAEPEDDPEDIGVLIEGVEALTDLGNIAQACALLFGLIYCLNLSYPPELKCTFEVLQKILLNLDGQKLSSKAQFLKNKLME; encoded by the exons ATGCTCAAACTTCCCAGACGTGAAGAGGCGGGAACGCGGACAAAGTTATATCTGTTCAGTGAACTGCCGTTTCTCTCTGCGGAATCTTCCACAATACAG ATTGACAAGGAGTTTCTGCGAATCACCACAAAGCCTCTGCTATCTACTTTCTTTGCCGAGCTTGACCAATATGCACCACGCTTAATGGAAATCTTTCTGAGCAAAGGAGGGACACctggaaagaaaataagaggTCTCATGCTTGCCATCTCCAAG CATGACAACATCCATACCAGACGAGCATGCATCTTGAAGTCCTTGTGCATCTACCTAAACGAAGACTATGAGAAGTTACTAAAGGAGTACTTG GATACGGACAGTGAGGCAAAAAGCTGCATGGAGCAAACTGTGATGGGGGTGTACGTCATCCAGAAGGAGGGTGCTGAACCTGAAGATGACCCAGAGGACATTGGTGTCCTGATTGAGGGTGTGGAGGCTCTCACTGATTTGGGTAACATTGCACAAGCATGTGCTCTGTTGTTTGgactcatatactgtttgaacCTGAGCTACCCACCAGAACTTAAATGCACCTTTGAAGTCCTCCAGAAGATACTTTTAAATCTTGATGGACAAAAGCTCTCTTCAAAGGCacagtttctgaaaaacaaGCTTATGGAGTGA
- the LOC113022306 gene encoding uncharacterized protein LOC113022306 isoform X3, which yields MIFKMTSPLRLRIILGEDDARKLILPAGTPVSIEDLCHTVKTSFGLQQDIRLQYQDEDFGNEFMNMSDVSEVKDKGTLKVIFLQSPQEEDARTSQSQATESVSISSADTDDTEPISSSGSSPSSRHWVWPSVFTVPQFSYEAEFELEKANTACANGGTLLNPSPKLKSQILERLAEEIYKFKAYPTDNDLTDVAEALVKKHPCLREQGSFNGCYGWKISLKYKMANLRTKLRGLGCTEVTINSIKNKSGDNRQAAFNVKKPKRAEVNYCPQHPKGETSESLEQERVAILSELTKRNNDSVVSVKMEKTFSYRRQEVLQGQPMVADFKSRWPALFTAREIDKEFLRITTKPLLSTFFAELDQYAPRLMEIFLSKGGTPGKKIRGLMLAISKHDNIHTRRACILKSLCIYLNEDYEKLLKEYLDTDSEAKSCMEQTVMGVYVIQKEGAEPEDDPEDIGVLIEGVEALTDLGNIAQACALLFGLIYCLNLSYPPELKCTFEVLQKILLNLDGQKLSSKAQFLKNKLME from the exons ATG ATCTTCAAAATGACGTCACCCCTAAGACTGCGGATAATCCTGGGTGAAGATGATGCCAGGAAGTTGATTCttcctgcagggacaccggtcTCAATTGAAGATTTGTGCCACACAGTAAAGACAAGTTTTGGATTACAGCAAGATATTCGACTTCAATATCAAGATGAGGACTTTGGAAATGAGTTCATGAATATGTCAGATGTCTCAGAAGTAAAGGACAAAGGCACCCTTAAGGTGATATTTTTGCAAAGCCCACAGGAGGAAGATGCAAGAACTTCTCAAAGCCAAGCAACAGAGTCTGTATCCATCTCCTCTGCTGACACAGATGATACAGAGCCTATTTCATCTTCAGGTTCTTCACCATCCTCAAGGCACTGGGTTTGGCCAAGTGTCTTCACTGTACCTCAATTTAGCTATGAGGCAGAATTTGAACTCGAGAAGGCCAATACTGCCTGCGCCAATGGGGGAACTCTATTGAACCCTTCACCTAAACTGAAATCCCAAATTCTGGAACGACTGGCTGAAGAAATATACAAATTCAAAGCCTACCCAACAGACAATGATCTGACTGACGTTGCAGAAGCTCTTGTGAAAAAGCATCCTTGCCTTAGAGAGCAGGGGTCTTTCAATGGCTGTTATGGGTGGAAGATTAGCCTAAAATATAAAATGGCTAACCTCCGCACCAAACTGAGAGGCCTTGGATGTACAGAGGTGACCATAAACTCCATCAAAAACAAGTCTGGTGACAACCGTCAGGCAGCCTTCAATGTGAAGAAACCCAAAAGAGCTGAAGTTAACTATTGTCCACAGCATCCAAAAGGAGAGACATCAGAAAGTCTGGAACAGGAGAGAGTTGCAATTCTTTCTGAGTTGACTAAAAGAAATAATGACTCTGTTGTGAGTGTGAAAATGGAGAAGACTTTCTCATACAGAAGGCAAGAAGTTCTTCAGGGTCAGCCGATGGTTGCAGACTTCAAAAGCAGATGGCCAGCTCTGTTCACTGCGAGAGAG ATTGACAAGGAGTTTCTGCGAATCACCACAAAGCCTCTGCTATCTACTTTCTTTGCCGAGCTTGACCAATATGCACCACGCTTAATGGAAATCTTTCTGAGCAAAGGAGGGACACctggaaagaaaataagaggTCTCATGCTTGCCATCTCCAAG CATGACAACATCCATACCAGACGAGCATGCATCTTGAAGTCCTTGTGCATCTACCTAAACGAAGACTATGAGAAGTTACTAAAGGAGTACTTG GATACGGACAGTGAGGCAAAAAGCTGCATGGAGCAAACTGTGATGGGGGTGTACGTCATCCAGAAGGAGGGTGCTGAACCTGAAGATGACCCAGAGGACATTGGTGTCCTGATTGAGGGTGTGGAGGCTCTCACTGATTTGGGTAACATTGCACAAGCATGTGCTCTGTTGTTTGgactcatatactgtttgaacCTGAGCTACCCACCAGAACTTAAATGCACCTTTGAAGTCCTCCAGAAGATACTTTTAAATCTTGATGGACAAAAGCTCTCTTCAAAGGCacagtttctgaaaaacaaGCTTATGGAGTGA
- the LOC113022306 gene encoding uncharacterized protein LOC113022306 isoform X1, giving the protein MWQCKRCSIRESSRYKLLKHCRLHHHYGPSQRYLCIYVNCPCTFKTWCGLKTHVYRCHSSHFKQTAVSSVTFRCELCDCGDLTTERDYFRHIGSHLRNSETVTCVFSGCSFKTNIFGTFYSHKKRKHHSDSLKDFKIFKMTSPLRLRIILGEDDARKLILPAGTPVSIEDLCHTVKTSFGLQQDIRLQYQDEDFGNEFMNMSDVSEVKDKGTLKVIFLQSPQEEDARTSQSQATESVSISSADTDDTEPISSSGSSPSSRHWVWPSVFTVPQFSYEAEFELEKANTACANGGTLLNPSPKLKSQILERLAEEIYKFKAYPTDNDLTDVAEALVKKHPCLREQGSFNGCYGWKISLKYKMANLRTKLRGLGCTEVTINSIKNKSGDNRQAAFNVKKPKRAEVNYCPQHPKGETSESLEQERVAILSELTKRNNDSVVSVKMEKTFSYRRQEVLQGQPMVADFKSRWPALFTAREIDKEFLRITTKPLLSTFFAELDQYAPRLMEIFLSKGGTPGKKIRGLMLAISKHDNIHTRRACILKSLCIYLNEDYEKLLKEYLDTDSEAKSCMEQTVMGVYVIQKEGAEPEDDPEDIGVLIEGVEALTDLGNIAQACALLFGLIYCLNLSYPPELKCTFEVLQKILLNLDGQKLSSKAQFLKNKLME; this is encoded by the exons ATGTGGCAGTGCAAGCGTTGTTCCATCAGGGAGAGTAGTAGGTACAAATTATTGAAACACTGTAGATTACATCACCATTATGGACCCAGCCAGCGTTATCTTTGTATATATGTAAATTGTCCATGCACATTTAAGACTTGGTGTGGACTAAAAACACATGTTTACAGATGTCATTCTTCTCATTTTAAACAGACAGCTGTTAGTTCAGTCACTTTTAGGTGTGAGTTATGTGACTGCGGTGACCTTACCACAGAGAGAGATTATTTTAGACATATTGGATCACATTTACGAAATAGTGAGACAGTAACTTGTGTATTTTCAGGCTGCTCTTTCAAGACAAATATCTTTGGTACATTTTATTCACACAAAAAGAGGAAGCATCATTCAGATTCACTTAAAGATTTCAAG ATCTTCAAAATGACGTCACCCCTAAGACTGCGGATAATCCTGGGTGAAGATGATGCCAGGAAGTTGATTCttcctgcagggacaccggtcTCAATTGAAGATTTGTGCCACACAGTAAAGACAAGTTTTGGATTACAGCAAGATATTCGACTTCAATATCAAGATGAGGACTTTGGAAATGAGTTCATGAATATGTCAGATGTCTCAGAAGTAAAGGACAAAGGCACCCTTAAGGTGATATTTTTGCAAAGCCCACAGGAGGAAGATGCAAGAACTTCTCAAAGCCAAGCAACAGAGTCTGTATCCATCTCCTCTGCTGACACAGATGATACAGAGCCTATTTCATCTTCAGGTTCTTCACCATCCTCAAGGCACTGGGTTTGGCCAAGTGTCTTCACTGTACCTCAATTTAGCTATGAGGCAGAATTTGAACTCGAGAAGGCCAATACTGCCTGCGCCAATGGGGGAACTCTATTGAACCCTTCACCTAAACTGAAATCCCAAATTCTGGAACGACTGGCTGAAGAAATATACAAATTCAAAGCCTACCCAACAGACAATGATCTGACTGACGTTGCAGAAGCTCTTGTGAAAAAGCATCCTTGCCTTAGAGAGCAGGGGTCTTTCAATGGCTGTTATGGGTGGAAGATTAGCCTAAAATATAAAATGGCTAACCTCCGCACCAAACTGAGAGGCCTTGGATGTACAGAGGTGACCATAAACTCCATCAAAAACAAGTCTGGTGACAACCGTCAGGCAGCCTTCAATGTGAAGAAACCCAAAAGAGCTGAAGTTAACTATTGTCCACAGCATCCAAAAGGAGAGACATCAGAAAGTCTGGAACAGGAGAGAGTTGCAATTCTTTCTGAGTTGACTAAAAGAAATAATGACTCTGTTGTGAGTGTGAAAATGGAGAAGACTTTCTCATACAGAAGGCAAGAAGTTCTTCAGGGTCAGCCGATGGTTGCAGACTTCAAAAGCAGATGGCCAGCTCTGTTCACTGCGAGAGAG ATTGACAAGGAGTTTCTGCGAATCACCACAAAGCCTCTGCTATCTACTTTCTTTGCCGAGCTTGACCAATATGCACCACGCTTAATGGAAATCTTTCTGAGCAAAGGAGGGACACctggaaagaaaataagaggTCTCATGCTTGCCATCTCCAAG CATGACAACATCCATACCAGACGAGCATGCATCTTGAAGTCCTTGTGCATCTACCTAAACGAAGACTATGAGAAGTTACTAAAGGAGTACTTG GATACGGACAGTGAGGCAAAAAGCTGCATGGAGCAAACTGTGATGGGGGTGTACGTCATCCAGAAGGAGGGTGCTGAACCTGAAGATGACCCAGAGGACATTGGTGTCCTGATTGAGGGTGTGGAGGCTCTCACTGATTTGGGTAACATTGCACAAGCATGTGCTCTGTTGTTTGgactcatatactgtttgaacCTGAGCTACCCACCAGAACTTAAATGCACCTTTGAAGTCCTCCAGAAGATACTTTTAAATCTTGATGGACAAAAGCTCTCTTCAAAGGCacagtttctgaaaaacaaGCTTATGGAGTGA